A single Lactuca sativa cultivar Salinas chromosome 8, Lsat_Salinas_v11, whole genome shotgun sequence DNA region contains:
- the LOC111921120 gene encoding uncharacterized protein LOC111921120, which yields MCTYKDFMNCKPKSFHGTEWVVSLTWWIEKTESVFQISFCPDECKVRFAACTFADGALTWWNNHVNTTGIDAANSMQWEEMKRMLVEEYFPREEIHKLEQESWTLTMKVSEINAYTARFNHLAVMCPALVTPEYKKIERYIWGLALQIKGMVIASNPTNI from the coding sequence ATGtgtacctacaaggattttatgaATTGCAAACCTAAGAGCTTCCATGGAACGGAATGGGTCGTTAGCTTGACCTGGTGGATTGAAAAGACAGAATCAGTATTTCAAATAAGCTTTTGTCCTGACGAATGTAAGGTACGATTTGCTGCGTGTACCTTCGCTGATGGAGCACttacatggtggaacaaccatgtgaATACAACAGGTATTGATGCCGCCAATTCCATGCAATGGGAAGAGATGAAGAGGATGCTAGTAGAGGAGTATTTTCCCAGGGAGGAAATACATAAGTTGGAACAAGAATCGTGGACCCTAACCATGAAGGTTTCAGAGATAAATGCTTATACCGCTAGATTCAATCATCTTGCGGTGATGTGTCCAGCACTAGTAACCCCCGAATATAAGAAAATTGAGCGATATATCTGGGGTCTAGCATTGCAAATAAAAGGAATGGTGATCGCATCGAATCCTACAAACATATAA